One part of the Musa acuminata AAA Group cultivar baxijiao chromosome BXJ1-5, Cavendish_Baxijiao_AAA, whole genome shotgun sequence genome encodes these proteins:
- the LOC135673373 gene encoding myosin-binding protein 7-like, with product MDPQSHPPPPGEPSAAAAGTCACDCRCCGRASLDSDAWVPSLKRRMDEMEAATPSVSPAAVDDGVVRVEIADEAAAVCGHLQSIQELRTELEEERSAAASAASEAMSMILRLQREKAEVQMEARQFKGFAEEKMAHDRQEIAALEDLLLKYDETILSLSYEVETYRHRLFSSGIGVSDAPASEPESPDEATTADAQFDFSCGDYPPLRSTLSADDATIDTYKYPFGETPREHLNKLEARISQLERMPSCGQMSNVVDKMVAMGHSPHRPIHIKRLSVDSYGSSLEFNKGEEFPITMDLSSDCGVQDDMSDRVYTIDTMHKAAEDYVSLARVVHNEKDTNGSDEEAEIRNLRLRLEALEADRESMRKTLISIATDKTQVVMLNDIAQHLHDDVSSEKIVKKQPFLKRFSLMLIIKAAVSFVFQRKRSSRIRYSFGLSANNAGLLLLLDRAARMRHQRFLTKTQGELPTFHTQPKSSSQHVNS from the exons ATGGACCCCCAGAGCCACCCGCCACCCCCTGGCGAACCTTCCGCGGCCGCAGCCGGAACTTGCGCTTGTGACTGCCGTTGCTGCGGTCGTGCCTCCCTCGACTCCGACGCTTGGGTCCCCTCACTGAAGCGGAGGATGGACGAgatggaggcggcgacgccctccGTCTCGCCTGCTGCCGTGGATGACGGCGTTGTCAGGGTGGAGATCGCGGACGAGGCGGCGGCCGTCTGCGGCCACCTGCAGTCGATCCAGGAGCTGCGTACGGAGCTGGAGGAGGAGAGGAGCGCGGCGGCGTCAGCCGCGTCGGAGGCCATGTCGATGATCCTCCGGCTCCAGCGCGAGAAGGCCGAGGTCCAGATGGAGGCGCGCCAGTTCAAGGGCTTCGCCGAGGAGAAGATGGCGCACGACCGGCAGGAGATCGCCGCCCTCGAGGACCTCCTCCTGAAGTATGACGAGACCATTCTCTCCCTCTCCTACGAGGTCGAAACCTACCGCCACCGCCTCTTCAGCTCCGGCATTGGTGTTTCCGATGCCCCTGCATCCGAGCCAGAGTCTCCAGATGAGGCCACCACTGCCGACGCCCAATTCGACTTCTCATGCGGCGACTACCCTCCATTAAGATCCACCTTGTCCGCCGACGATGCTACTATCGACACGTACAAGTACCCATTCGGGGAGACCCCCCGTGAGCACCTCAATAAGCTCGAAGCACGCATCTCCCAGCTCGAACGGATGCCAAGCTGTGGCCAAATGAGTAACGTGGTAGACAAAATGGTTGCCATGGGGCATTCGCCTCACCGGCCGATTCATATTAAGAGACTCTCTGTTGACAGCTATGGTTCAAGCCTGGAGTTCAATAAGGGGGAGGAGTTCCCAATTACCATGGACCTTTCTTCTGATTGTGGTGTACAGGATGACATGAGCGACAGGGTATATACAATAGACACAATGCACAAGGCGGCTGAAGACTATGTCAGCCTGGCAAGGGTGGTTCATAACGAGAAGGATACGAATGGTAGTGACGAGGAAGCAGAGATAAGAAACCTTCGCTTGAGGCTTGAGGCTCTCGAGGCAGATAGGGAGTCCATGAGAAAGACCTTAATCTCTATTGCTACTGATAAGACTCAAGTGGTCATGCTGAACGACATTGCTCAGCATCTCCACGATGATGTGTCTTCTGAGAAGATTGTCAAGAAACAGCCTTTTCTCAAAAGGTTCTCACTCATGTTAATCATTAAG GCTGCGGTATCATTTGTGTTTCAGAGAAAGAGATCATCTCGAATCAG GTATAGTTTTGGGCTATCAGCAAATAATGCTGGCTTGCTGCTGCTTTTGGACAGGGCTGCTCGAATGAGGCATCAGAGATTTCTTACGAAAACCCAAGGAGAGCTTCCAACTTTTCATACACAGCCCAAGTCATCATCTCAGCATGTAAATTCTTAA